The Rhododendron vialii isolate Sample 1 chromosome 6a, ASM3025357v1 genome includes a window with the following:
- the LOC131328914 gene encoding probable mitochondrial adenine nucleotide transporter BTL3, with translation MPELDALLRNSTSFEQPHCRASTDSISLLGVGGLFLENTVSSSIVDVFSVDSSSRRRKPVVFGGLRRRSRVSACEFLSVSSSVSRTEELLRNSTKHFVQDGGKSSKETEEAAVGGGGKKQKVGLRPGRRGAVNTTKHLWSGAVSAMVSRTLVAPLERLKLEYMVRGEQKNLFELIKSIAASQGLRGFWKGNLVNILRTAPFKAINFYCYDSYRKQFLRFSGNEEVTNFERFIAGAASGITASMLCLPLDTIRTKLVAPGGEALGGVVGAFRNVILTEGFFSLYKGLLPSIMSVAPSGAVFYGVYDILKSAYLHSPEGRKRIQYMKEQGQELSALDQLELGPVRTLLHGAISGACAEASTYPFEVLRRQLQLQSKANKLSALATFVKIVERGGIPALYAGLFPSLLQVLPSAAISYFVYEFMKIVLKVE, from the exons ATGCCAGAACTCGATGCCTTGTTGAGAAACTCTACCTCGTTCGAACAGCCTCATTGCAGAGCTTCAACCGATTCGATTTCCTTACTCGGAGTCGGAGGATTATTCCTCGAAAACACCGTTTCCTCTTCAATTGTTGACGTATTTTCTGTAGATTCCTCTAGTCGTCGTCGTAAGCCGGTTGTTTTTGGGGGGCTCAGGCGGAGAAGTAGGGTTTCGGCTTGTGAATTTTTGTCCGTGAGTTCGTCAGTCAGCAGAACCGAAGAGCTGCTGAGGAATTCGACCAAGCACTTTGTGCAAGATGGAGGTAAGAGCTCAAAGGAGACGGAAGAGGCGGCGGTTGGAGGAGGGGGAAAGAAGCAGAAGGTGGGACTGCGGCCGGGACGACGTGGCGCGGTGAACACCACGAAGCATCTTTGGTCCGGAGCTGTGTCCGCCATGGTGTCGAG AACTCTCGTTGCACCACTTGAGAGACTAAAGCTTGAATATATGGTTCGGGGTGAGCAGAAGAATCTCTTTGAGCTGATCAAAAGCATTGCAGCTTCGCAAGGCTTAAGGGGATTTTGGAAGGGGAACTTGGTCAACATACTTCGCACAGCTCCATTTAAGGCAATCAACTTTTATTGTTATGATTCATACAGGAAGCAATTCCTCAGATTCTCTGGCAATGAAGAAGTCACAAACTTTGAGAGGTTTATTGCTGGTGCGGCATCTGGCATTACTGCATCTATGCTCTGCTTACCACTGGACACT ATCCGCACAAAATTGGTGGCACCTGGTGGGGAAGCTTTGGGTGGTGTGGTGGGTGCTTTCCGCAATGTTATCCTGACTGAAGGGTTCTTCTCTCTTTACAAGGGCTTATTGCCCTCTATTATGAGTGTGGCTCCTTCAGGTGCAGTTTTCTACGGGGTGTATGATATATTGAAATCAGCTTATCTGCATTCACCTGAGGGAAGGAAAAGGATTCAGTACATGAAGGAACAGGGCCAGGAACTGAGTGCTCTAGACCAGCTGGAGTTGGGACCCGTCCGAACCTTGCTACATGGGGCTATTTCTGGTGCTTGTGCCGAGGCTAGTACCTATCCATTTGAAGTTCTCCGGAGGCAGCTTCAGTTACAAAGTAAAGCAAACAAATTAAGTGCATTGGCGACTTTTGTCAAGATAGTGGAGCGAGGAGGCATTCCAGCTCTCTATGCAGGACTGTTTCCTAGTTTATTGCAG GTCTTACCTTCAGCTGCTATAAGTTACTTTGTCTATGAGTTCATGAAGATTGTTCTCAAAGTGGAATAA